The sequence below is a genomic window from Paenibacillus sp. DCT19.
GGCTGTTTACATTCCACTGCTGGATAAGCTGCTGATAGCTTACGGATGATTTCCTTTTGCCATTTCACATCACCAATGTTCATTGCCAGGTTTAGAAGATCCAGATAATCATCAAGCTGCAGTGTCGTTTTTTGCTGAGTCGTATCCATTCGATGTTCGTTCCCCTTTATCTATATGATCGTTAATTCATGTACAGTAAACAGAAGAGAGACAAGTTCAAGAATGATAATCATTATCAAACGTATAATATCATTATGCATGGGTTGAAGGTAAAATGCAATGGCAAGTGCCTTGGTTTTTAGTTTTTTTGATAAAAATATGAGCTACAACGCCCTTCGTATCCGTCTATCAACGAAAAACAGCAACCGGAGATTCACGGCTGCTGTTGCGATTTTTTCATGGTACCGGTGTACTTCCTGTTTTGTTTATCGAGCTGATTCTTGTCCAATGATTTTTTGATAACTTGCGATATCCAGTCTGCGGCCAAATTTATAACCTACTTCTTTGAAGTGGGCACATTTCTCATACCCTAGACGCTCGAACAATCGGATACTCCGTTCATTCTCTGTGCATATCGTTGCTACAAGTACATGGAAACCTAATGTTTTTGCTTGTAATTCAAGTGCCGATAAGGCTTTTGTACCAATCCCACTTCCAACATTGTCAGGATCTATGTAGATCGTTACTTCTGCAGTACTATCATAAGCCTGTTTGTTTTTGTGTTGAGTAAGCAACGCATAGCCTATGATCACATCCTGTTCTTCAATAACATAGGTTTGGTAGCGAGGGTGGCCATTCATTACATTTCTGCGCATCTCATCCAAAGTTAGTTCTTCCGTGTGAAAGGAAACGGTCGTATGGGTTACATAATAATTATAAATGGCTTGTAGTTGTGCCAAGTGTTGTTCTGAAACGTCTATTAGCTGCATCTCTCCGAACGCTCCTTCTATACCATGATTGAATAGTTGCATCTTATCATAACGTAGAGAGTTTACAGCTATATATTTTTGGTCATTAAAATTTCCAAAGGCTCGCCTTCAAGCAATAAACCTCCCGCATCACGATACCCTAACTTTCGATACAGATGCTGAGCACCTTCATTGGCTAGAGTAGAGGTCATGACCAGTTCAAACCCGAGGTTCTTCATCTCATTTTCCCAGAAAAGAATGGCTTGCTTCCCGAATCCTCTGTTGCGATAGGGTTCATCAATCCAGATCATGTTCATAAAAGGGGTATTGTCCCAGAAATAGCTGTGTCTCATCCAGCCAATGAGCTGATCCTCTTCATTTTGCAGCATATAAATCTCATTGCTTCTGATCTTGGGCAAAATGAAGCTGTCTACGATATGACGGTCATGTTCTCGAATATATTCATAGTGCAATGCAGTTGCTGCAATAATTCTCATTCTACGTCCTCCACGAGATAATGATCTAATGTAAATATTATACATGCGTTCATCTACATGAGGAAGCAAAGATGTTGTTATACATAGAATAAAGTGAATAGATTACCTATGTTACGGGAACTGTATAGGGTAATTATGTAGAAGATGCAGATGAGGAGGCAGCGATCTATGAACCAGCGGCAAGCAGACTGTGACAGTTCTTCGATGAGACAAATGTTAAAGGCGGATCTTCATCGTGTGGCGGAACGCATGAATGTAACATTATCCCGTTTTGACAATGATCATGCTTGCTTGCTGGGACAATTCGCTGAGATTCGAGCCGAGATCAAACAGATCGAGGTGTTAGCCTCTTCATTTTACCTGGATTGTTACCTGTCTCCGTTCACTGAAAAGTTTGCCGAGCTCTCAGCCAGCGTGCAGCATCTATCTGATCGAAGATACGGAGCACTCATTGTAATTGAACGTGAAACTTCACTGGATTCCATCATTCATTCGGGAGTCGCTGTAGATGCGAGAATAACGCATGCCTTATTGGAGTCGATCTTTATACCTGGTGCACCATTACATGATGGGGCTGTGCTGATTCGGGGCAACCAGATTGTATCCGCAGGAAATGTATTACCGTTGTCACAGGTTGAAGTGCATGAGCGTAAAATGGGAACTCGCCACCGGGCAGCTATAGGGCTTAGTGAGCTCACAGACGCTGTGGTACTTGTTGTCTCAGAGGAGACAGGGCAAGCATCCTTTGCAATCGGTGGGGATTTGCATCCGATTAACGTCATTGAAGTCCTTTCCTGACTTTCCCGACGAACAGCGAGAATCTAAAATCATGCACACCTTTTTCCCTGTTCAGGAGAGAAAGGTTTTTTAATGAGAGGCTAATGCCTTACATCGTGATGTGATTTTGCACAAACTTCGTATTCATATGTACAATAGAGAGTGGTCAACAGACAGATCTATAGCGATTCAGGTCGCTAAATTGGTTAGAGGAGCGTTATAAATATGAATTGGTTTGAAGCAATGGAGCATCACGATTATGAGCAATTGGTTCTGTGCCAAGATAAAGCCTCCGGGCTAAAGGCCATTATTGCAATACACGATACGACACTTGGACCTGCACTGGGCGGCACACGGATGTGGACATATGCATCAGAAGATGCAGCCATTGAAGATGCCCTGCGACTCGCAAGAGGGATGACATATAAGAACGCAATATCAGGT
It includes:
- a CDS encoding GNAT family N-acetyltransferase; this translates as MQLIDVSEQHLAQLQAIYNYYVTHTTVSFHTEELTLDEMRRNVMNGHPRYQTYVIEEQDVIIGYALLTQHKNKQAYDSTAEVTIYIDPDNVGSGIGTKALSALELQAKTLGFHVLVATICTENERSIRLFERLGYEKCAHFKEVGYKFGRRLDIASYQKIIGQESAR
- a CDS encoding N-acetyltransferase, producing the protein MRIIAATALHYEYIREHDRHIVDSFILPKIRSNEIYMLQNEEDQLIGWMRHSYFWDNTPFMNMIWIDEPYRNRGFGKQAILFWENEMKNLGFELVMTSTLANEGAQHLYRKLGYRDAGGLLLEGEPLEILMTKNI
- the cdaS gene encoding sporulation-specific diadenylate cyclase CdaS, with the protein product MNQRQADCDSSSMRQMLKADLHRVAERMNVTLSRFDNDHACLLGQFAEIRAEIKQIEVLASSFYLDCYLSPFTEKFAELSASVQHLSDRRYGALIVIERETSLDSIIHSGVAVDARITHALLESIFIPGAPLHDGAVLIRGNQIVSAGNVLPLSQVEVHERKMGTRHRAAIGLSELTDAVVLVVSEETGQASFAIGGDLHPINVIEVLS